The sequence below is a genomic window from Sphingomonas jaspsi DSM 18422.
TCTTTTTCTTGGGACGGAGCGCGAGGATCTGCGCTTCCAGATTGTCGAGCACCGGGTCGATCATCGCTTCGTCGCAGCCGTGGATCAGGCGGTTGATCGCCATGCCCTCGACCGTGTTCTGGGTGAGTGCGAGAGCGAGGTCGAAGCTCTTGCGGTCCTGCTGCCATTCGGGGAACAGCTGGATCGCAAGTTCATACCAGCGCTGGCGGAACTGCTCCTGCGCGGGCTCGAGGATCCTGGCCAAGTCCTTGTCGGTGCGCGAGGCGATCGCCAGCTCGACGAAGGCGGTAAAGGTCTGGCTGAGCAGCTGCTTCCAATAGGTATGGACCAGCGTGTGGACGTCGGGCGCGGGATTATCGACCGCGCGGCGGAAGGCGCGCAGGCGGCGCTCCATCAATTCGCCGATCGTCGCTTGCATCAGCGCGCCGCCATTTTCGAAATGATGCAGCATCGCGCCGCGCGACATGCCGGCTTCCGCCGCGACCTTCAGCGTCGTGGTGCTGCTGTAGCCATATTTGATCAGGCAGCGGATCGTCGCCTCGATCAGCCGGGCGCGGGTCTGGGCGCTTTTCAGCGCCTGCTGGGTGGGCTCGGCGACCGCCCTTGCGGCGGGGGCCTTGCGAGCGGCGGTGCGCGCCATCTTCAACCTTCCGATGCGAAATTAAAAACAAACATGATTGTTTTTGCTTTGACAAGTCAAGCCGGGTTCGGGCCATAAGCGGTTTGACGGAAAGAACAAGCAGGAGTGGCAGTCATGGGCCGGGTCGATGGCAAGGTGGCGTTGGTGACGGGCGGCGCGTCGGGGCTGGGCAAGGCGGATTGCCGCCGGTTGGCCGAAGAGGGCGCGAAGATCGTCGTCGCCGACATCGATGTGGCGGGGGCGCAAGCGCTGGCCGCCGAACTGGGCGATAAGGCGATTGCGGTGAAGCTCGACGTTTCCTCGCCGGACGACTGGCAGGCCGCGATTGCCAAAACCGCAGAGGCGTTCGGCGGGCTCAACATCCTCGTCAACAATGCCGGCATCGTGGTCGTCGCCGACCCGGAGGAAACGACCATCGAACAGTTCCGCAAAGTCCAGGCGGTGATGAGCGAGGGCGTGTTTTTGGGCGTCAAATATGCCCTGCCGCTAATGGCCAAATCGGGTGCGGGGTCGATCATCAACATGAGCTCGACCGCCAGCCACCTGGGTTATCCGCCCTTCTTCGCTTACTCGGCGGCCAAGGGTGCGGTGCGCTCGATGACCAAGTCGATCGCCATGCACTGCCAGCAGAAGGGTTATCCGATCCGCTGCAATTCGGTGCATCCGGCCTCGATCGAAACGCCGATGATCCAGGGCGCGATGGGCCGGCCGGGCGAGGAGCATGAGGTGCCGGACGGCGTGCTGCCGGCCGGATCGATCGGCGCGCCGAAGGATGTCGCCAACCTTATCCTCTACCTCGCGTCCGACGAATCGCGCTTCGTCACCGGCGCCGAAATCCTGATCGACAACGGCCTGACCATCACCCCGGCGGGCTGAAGAAAAAAACAAGCAGGACTGTTTTTTTCTTGAACCGCGACGAAGGGTGAAGCAAGGGTGAGGGGATGAGCGAGAAGCGCACCGCCGTCGTCCTTGGCGCGTCCAGTCCGGGTGGACTGGGCGAGGCCGTCGCGCGGCGGCTGGCCGGTGACGGTTACCGCGTCGCGGTGGCCGGGCGGCGGATCGAGCCACTGCAGAAACTCGCGGCCAACATCGGCGGAACTGCGCACGCCTGCGACGTCACCGACGAAGCTTCGATCGAGGCGCTGGCAGCGGCGGTCGGGCCGGTCCATGCCGCGGTCAATGCCGCGGGCACGACCGACGTCGGCGGCATCGCCCGGATCAAGCGCGAGCGGATCGAGGCACAATTCGCGATCCACGTCACCGGCAACCTGCTTTTCATGAAGCATTTCGTGGCGCAGATGGGCGCAGGCTCGAGCTTCACGCTGTTTTCCTCGCTGACTGCGCGCGTGCCGGGTACGGGGCTGGCCGCCTATGCCGGGGCCAAGGCCGCGCTCGACCATATCGTACGTATCGCGGCGCTCGAATTCGGGCCGCGCGGGATCCGCGTCAACGCGGTCGCGCCGGGCTTTTCGCGCACGCCGATGACCGAGGCATTTTTGTCGGACGATCGGATCGCCGCTATCTACCGGAATGAAACCGCACTGGGCGGGCTGGTGACGCCGGAGCAGGTCGCCTCGACGGTCAGCTGGCTGGCATCGGACGATTGCTTCGCGACCGGGGAAATCGTCCATGTGTCGGGCGGCGCGCAATTGCTGCGACTGCCGACCGGCGCGGAACTGAAGGGCTAGGAGAGAGCGATGGATCTGGGGCTTCAGGGCAAGAAGGCGATCGTGGTCGGCGGCGCGCGCGGCATCGGCTATGCCATCGCCGAGGTGCTGGCGCGCGAAGGCTGCGACCTCGCCATCAGCGCGCGCAGCGCCGACGCGGTCAAGGACGCGGTCGCCAGCCTGAAACGCTACGACACCAAGGTCGTCGGCGGCGCGGTCGATGTGAAGAAGCCCGACGCGTACAAGAAATGGGTCGAAAAAGCGGTCGATCAGCTGGAAGGCTGCGACATCCTCATTCCCATCACCTCCGCCGGCGGCGGGCTGGGCAGCGAGAAATATTGGGAAAAGGCATTCGAAGTCGACGTGATGGGCCCGGTGCGCGCGGTCGACGCGGTCCTGCCGCACATGGTCAAGCGCCAGTCGGGTTCGATCGTCCTCATCGCCACCACCTCGGCAGGCGAAGCGATGGGCGGGCCACAGCCGTACAATGCGATGAAGGCCAGCCTCATCACCTGGGGCAAGCAGCTGGCGCTCGCCAACGGCAAGGACGGCGTGCGCGTCAACGTCGTGTCCCCCGGCCCGATCGAATTCGAAGGCGGCAACTGGGAAATGATCAAGGACACGATGACGAAATTCTACGACGCGACGCTGCGCCAGCAGCCGCAGGGCCGCTTCGGCAAGCCCGAGGAAATCGCCCGCTGCGTCGCCTTCATCGCCTCGCCCGCGGCGAGCTGGGTCAACGGGTCGCACCTGATCGTCGACGGCGGCTTCACCAACCGGACGCATTTCTGAGGCGCGATAGGTGGACATCAAGCGCCAGGTCAGGATCGAGAGGGTCAGTCCCA
It includes:
- a CDS encoding TetR/AcrR family transcriptional regulator, with amino-acid sequence MARTAARKAPAARAVAEPTQQALKSAQTRARLIEATIRCLIKYGYSSTTTLKVAAEAGMSRGAMLHHFENGGALMQATIGELMERRLRAFRRAVDNPAPDVHTLVHTYWKQLLSQTFTAFVELAIASRTDKDLARILEPAQEQFRQRWYELAIQLFPEWQQDRKSFDLALALTQNTVEGMAINRLIHGCDEAMIDPVLDNLEAQILALRPKKKKG
- a CDS encoding glucose 1-dehydrogenase translates to MGRVDGKVALVTGGASGLGKADCRRLAEEGAKIVVADIDVAGAQALAAELGDKAIAVKLDVSSPDDWQAAIAKTAEAFGGLNILVNNAGIVVVADPEETTIEQFRKVQAVMSEGVFLGVKYALPLMAKSGAGSIINMSSTASHLGYPPFFAYSAAKGAVRSMTKSIAMHCQQKGYPIRCNSVHPASIETPMIQGAMGRPGEEHEVPDGVLPAGSIGAPKDVANLILYLASDESRFVTGAEILIDNGLTITPAG
- a CDS encoding SDR family NAD(P)-dependent oxidoreductase translates to MSEKRTAVVLGASSPGGLGEAVARRLAGDGYRVAVAGRRIEPLQKLAANIGGTAHACDVTDEASIEALAAAVGPVHAAVNAAGTTDVGGIARIKRERIEAQFAIHVTGNLLFMKHFVAQMGAGSSFTLFSSLTARVPGTGLAAYAGAKAALDHIVRIAALEFGPRGIRVNAVAPGFSRTPMTEAFLSDDRIAAIYRNETALGGLVTPEQVASTVSWLASDDCFATGEIVHVSGGAQLLRLPTGAELKG
- a CDS encoding SDR family NAD(P)-dependent oxidoreductase, with product MDLGLQGKKAIVVGGARGIGYAIAEVLAREGCDLAISARSADAVKDAVASLKRYDTKVVGGAVDVKKPDAYKKWVEKAVDQLEGCDILIPITSAGGGLGSEKYWEKAFEVDVMGPVRAVDAVLPHMVKRQSGSIVLIATTSAGEAMGGPQPYNAMKASLITWGKQLALANGKDGVRVNVVSPGPIEFEGGNWEMIKDTMTKFYDATLRQQPQGRFGKPEEIARCVAFIASPAASWVNGSHLIVDGGFTNRTHF